The region CAACAACCTACCTACCTACCTAACTAGTTTTGAATGGTGTTTTTAGtcactcacttttttttttgctctttttttttatttgtgggTCTTATTTGCTCTTGACTTCTTTGAATAAATAAActcactttttatttttaagtgtTAGATGAAacaatgaagaatttttctatatGTTTTCTCATTACAACAATCTTTTGGATGAGAATAGTCTTTGTCCAAAGCAGGCTTGTTTCATAGTAGTATATTCAATATTAtccttcatttttaaatttgattAATGGATATGCAGTTTTACAGTTTTACCCGATATCTAACCATATTATATAAATTACAACATTCAAAGATTGATTCAATGACTTTTCAccaacgttaaaaaaaaaagaaggactTTTCTCTTAACTCATATGTCATCAAACTTTTATCACTTAAGCTAACATTTAAAAACATTAAAGTTAAAAACAAAAAGatttaaaatatgaagaaaaaagcaTATATACAAGTTTTTTTGGTCGTTAGTGAATCCAGCTTTTGCTAAATCTATTTTGTTTAGGTAGGATTGCAGGAATGCGGCGGACATTACAATGTAAATGCGACATCACTGATTTGTCCTCTTCGTTCAGAACTCTAAATCCATATCTCATTCTTTTCTTACGTTTTTTTGGGATATTGTTTTCTCCAAAATTGTTACTCTAGCACTGCTGCTTAAATGAGAAACAAGGCAAGTAATATATTACAAAAGATATTTTCAATACATCATCGATTTCCACGATGCCACAAGCAAGAATAATCGACACATTTCGACCAGTTATTTGATTATAAGAATAAATAGGCAGCTACTAAGATATTAATTTTTACAATAATATAGGTATTCTCTACCTTTATTACTCATCAAAtgaatgcttataaaaaaaaaactcatcaaaTGAATATCTTGTACTCCTGCTGTCTCCTGCATTCCTTAATATAACAGTTAAATAAAAGGTGCATTTGACCATTTTAATAAGAATcatgttaaattttaaattatatagattattttttcACAATATTGccttatttaattctaaatatGTAATGTATCacattaattataaattatactccctccgttcttaATTATAAGACcaaattttacatttttcatGTGTCTAAATATATGACATTttacaataatctagcaaaaaaTATTGTTGTgtgttttcatttcaaaaacttTAATTACCACCTATCATTAATGCAATGATTactagtgagagaaaataacaaagggtaaatgttgaagaatgtatgcatttttttaAACCAATACACTAAGCATCTTTATCCATCATATTTACTAGAGTGTCTACACTTCATTCTTTACAATTTTTCATAGTGTCACATCATCTAAAtcacttactaattttttactccaacccaaaaactcttaaaagtttctcttGTAGACCACACAATCAACTAAATACTTTGGGTGATTAAATGATAagcaaatataataatattttatattaacatATTTATGAGAGACACATGAAAGAGAAGTGTCTACACTACCACACCCAAATTAGACAAGGTGCAAGAACAGTTTCTCTCTAATGGTGTGAGACACTAGTGGGAGAGTCTCTTTAGTGTGAGAGACACtctcattggagatgctctaattagatacatttaatatttttttaataagcgcaattttttgtattaggcCTTATAATTAGGACCAAATGAGTAATGATTCTCATTCTCACTCTTTTCATTCTCTAAGACTTACATTTTTATGTGGTCAAggacaattttaaaaattcaattgTATCTAAGAACAAGTTTAATGCAATTACATTAACCAACTTTTTTAACGGACGTGAAGTAGTTGGTTGATTCTTATACTAAAGCACGAATGGAGTATAAAGAGcacacacaacaacaacaaaaaaaaacatagagtAGACAGGtgataaagagaaaaaatacaaggagagtGTGAAGAAAAATGCTACATCATTGAGAATTATCCAACAAGGAATATAagaaaagtctttttttttggaaaaaccaaactTATATATAAATGTCAAAGGTCATAATTTATCTTAGAACCTATCGTATAAAAAGAGGCATGAGAAACCTTGAAGAGTGAATTTCAATGTTCATTAAAGGTGATTGCTATCAAGTTGCTATACTTAAAAACAATAACCAAATTAAGAGATGTGGAGATAATATATCTGAAAAGAAAGTGATTGAGAAAATCCTACAGAGTCTTCCACAAAATTTTAAACACGTTGTATTGTAGAAATGAAAAATCTTTCAAAAGCTCACTTAATATGAACTCATGAAGTCTTTGGAAGTTCATGAACAAATAGAACAACCAGCCCTCGAAGCAGATTTTTCAAGCAAAGTAGAacttcaaaaattcaaaattgcaGCAAGGATGAAAAGGGGGCTCATTCTAAACTTATTAAATTCGCAATCTAGTCTTTTGTATGATAAAAAAAGAACTAAAGCATACTATGCATTCCTCTTTCGTAATatgatatattgaaatgaaaatcTAAAATAggagaaaatgttttgtttttagttttttttttcttcatatttttagTGTGTCAAATTCCTCTCATAATACTGACTAGGGTGTGGTGACGGCCAAATGTTTCTCCAAGAATACGACTCATAGAAATCGAATTCTTGACGTAAGATTCAAACATATATTTTTTACTTCTACGACCAACACTCATTGAATAGTTATTTGCATCTATAATCTCAACCAAAACACAAATATCCTACTCTATATCATATCTCGTCCACCAAACAAGCCCTTAAAATTTTACAATTcagtatttattttaaatatcttaaAATTCAGTTTATGAGAAAATTCAATATCTtgatcttaatttttttcactttttataaataaataaattaatggtTAATTGTCATATTAGTTCCTAAGATTGTAAGCTAGTTTAATTTTAATCTATCTGAGAAAAAATGACGTTTATTAACAATCATTTGTACCATTACTGGCGGTTTTTTACCGCCAGTAAACGTCGATTTTCCTCATAGAAACTAAAACCATACTAGCTAGCTTTGATCATTTACCGATAAATCAAAGTAACTTTAAAAGAAAATTCTAAAGTAACAAACACACAGTTCAGTATCTGGCATCACCGCATCACTCCATCCAATCGAATTGGGAATTCTAGGGTTGGGGATTCATGGCTTCAACAGCGAGGAAGATCACCCTGAAGAGTTCCGATGGTGCGGCCTTCGAAGTGGAAGAAGCGGTGGTGGCGCTTCACTCACAGACCATTAAGGACATGATCAACGCCCACAGCGGCATCGTCGCTCTTTCCGATGTAACCGGCAACATCCTCGCCAAAGTGATCCAGTATTGCAACAAGCACAGTTCCGGTAGCGAGAATGAGCTCCGGCAATGGGATGCTGATTTCGTGAAGGTTGATCGGGACACGCTCTTCGATCTCCTCAATGTCAGTTAATTTTCGAAATTCACTTTGTGATTACTCTGTCTCTGTGTCTGTGTCTGTGTCTGTGTGTGTTGATTGCATTTTCTCTTTCAGGCTGCAAACAATTTGAAGATCAAGAGCCTTTTGAACCTTATTGTTCATACCGTAGCACAGATGATGAAGGGTATGAATCCTCAGGAAATTTGCGAGTTAACAATGAGAATGAGTGGTTTTAGACTCAGTTGATTAGGCAAATTTGATTTTCATCTTTTTACATACAGAGATAGATATATAGTTTTGTTTGATTGTTGAGGTATAAACTTGTGCAATTCTATTCTATACATCGATTTTCAATTTCCAGACCCTTAGCAGCAATACAAATGTCTTTGAAAGGCGACCAACCTCATTGCCATTGGTGGATTATATTTTTACATGGAATTATGATTTGACTGAAGATATCTTGTTATGGAATTTGATTTGAAATGCATGACCTTTATCAAGTCTGAGAATATTTCCCTTTCCAAATGGTGACACCAGACACATTATAGCGGCTTTTTAGGATCTGAGTGATGGGGCTTCTTGTCATTCCATTTGGGAAAATAATTCATATACACTATAACACCTCTACCTATTGAAATATAGAGTAAAAGATAGACAACTGTGAAATCTGATATAGATGATGTGATAgagaaaatgagtgaaaatgaacGGAAGAGAATGAGAATGTGAATCTATCAAAACTTTTCCATTTGAGATGGGTGTGATGCCATTCTATTATGGACTAATCATATAAGGCCTTGTGTCTGGACATGCCACATCATATAATGATGTTCAAAGTTTTCTTTTTTGGAAAGCTAAAAATCTGTTTACTTAACAGGAAAAAATCTTGAGAACAACCCATCTCAAATTGGGATTACAAAATGGGCACCACTAAAAAAGCAAAGGACACCAAACAAAGAAAGCAAAAATGGTGCAGCCCAAAATCACAGCAAGAAATAGAATTCTTGCAGAAGCCACCCATGATAGAACACCCAAATTAAGCCAACCCTCCAAGAACCAATGACAAAAAAAACAAACCCACAAAATCTGTATAAGCATTACCCTCCTTTATAATTAAGCGGTTTAGAGTTCAATTTTTGCCACCCTTGATTCTTCTTATAAAAAAGTAGTTAAAACATATGGTAGGTGAATCTGTGCATTCTTTACGCTTAAAGCTAATACGGACTCTTGCGCGTGAAGGACGtgttataaataataatataaaaccatttgtATAACATTTAACTTGATAGTATTACATGGGTTGTTCCAACACAATTACCATCCATGCCACCAATGCCGATAGAAGGTGAAAGGAACAATAATGAGGTATTATAAAATACCTTTCTCAATCTTTTGGCTAAGATTAGTATCTGTTCTTATCTGTTTAATATCTGATATGTGAACCAATGATTTACATCATATTAAGTTAACTTTTATAGGGTCCCCACTACAGTAGCTTGCTATAGGGATAATTAGTTTTTTAAGATGATATTAGAGACTTTATAACAGTGATCAAAAGTTCGATCCTTGTTGCCTcaactcttttaattaaaagttGGAATAATTGGTTGTTTTACACCAACGACCTTAATTAATTAGCTTGCTAAGCTCTGAACTTGTGAACGCATTTCCAACTTCCCTGCCAAAAATGATTTGCTGTCATCCCACCAGGAGAAAAAAAACAACTCTACCTTCATCAATGATTGTCTACAAGGTCCTCACTCCTCAGCAATTTTGGTTATTGTGGGTTGTGGTTTGGTTGCGGGTTGGAGCTTTGGTAATAGGTGAGTTGGGCTGAGATGGTGGTGATGGGTGATTCTCGTGGATATGGACGTATGAGAAATTTGCTAATTGAACATCTGAATCACAGTGATGGTTTAGGTTATCCTAGTCGTGGTGAATCCAAAGTTATATCGAAGTCCAAGGCATTCTTGTCGTGGTGATCCTTGCCCTAGTGTTCAGAGTTGTTGGTTGATTCTTGACTTAATGGCTATAGTTGTTGGCATAGTGGAACTTGATCCTCGTTCAAGTTGTCATAATTCATTGTGATTCAGGTATCAGTGATCATAGCTTGTGGTATTGCTTGAACTTGAACGTCACTCAATTAAGTCATCCTAATTGTGGTGATGTGTCATGAACATCTGAAATAAGGTGATGGTTAATGTCATCCTAGATAACCAATATTGGTGAATAAGGAATATTAATTACATTGAGCATCATATATGATGTGTTCAACCAGTCTTTTATGATCAGTCTAGGATGGAATGACATCACAACCATAGATGGCATGGAAGAAGCCACccaattaaataattttgaccAATCAAAATAACGTGTTCAGTTATTTAATTTGTGGATAGATATGAAGACACCAAACAGAGGCAGAAAATTTTCATCTAATCTTTTGATGAACAAAATACTAAACCTATAAAACATACATTTTGGACTTTAATTAAATGATTTAACTACTCATTTATTCATATGGAACTTGCATAGTTTTCAGTctatttgttttaaaatttattgtgTGCAGTTGTTTGAAGCTTGAAACCGTCCTTTGGTTTTTTCTTATTTATCTTCAATTGTTAAGAATTGTGGAGACCTTGCTTCGGTTTTGGATTTTTTGCTTTTTCGTGGAAGTGGTAGGTTGTTGAATACTTGGCAAAAAAACTCTAGCTCCTACCCCAATCTTATTAGATTGAGGAAGCTCCTCCGGgctttcttctttccttgattTTTGATGTAATGGCTTCAGTGCTGTTGCATAgtttattttcttaataaagtttctttaaaaaagaaaaaattaaacttgCTTAATTTTCTATTGGTATTTGAGAAGTACTGAAAGGGCCCAATTTCACAACAGTCTCAGATTTGTAACTTTCACCTTCAGTGCGTAGAGACTAATTAAAATTGGACCCTCTCTAGCCAAAATGTTGTCCATCTGATCTCTTCAACTAAATCTTAACCATAGATTGAATATATGCTAGCTAGAGTCATGCAATAAGGGAGCACAGTTACAGTTTTCAACTTCGTTTTGTTTGAAAATTCAGTCCCACACAGAATCaatgttttgacttttgactGATTATTTTACGACACTCCAAATTAGATTCAGACAAGACTCGTGGTTACTTATAATAGATAACGATAACTGCGCATATACACGCTCAAGATTATCATCAATATAGGCGTGAAGGACTCAATATACCGTGAAGAACTCAATTCTAATTAATGGTAGTCACATGATCATAGATTAATAACACACGCCTCAATAAAGACATTCAATCGGATACAACACCACCATTCTTTTAGGTGAGCCACCCACGGTATCTATTGCCGATATTTGTTACTGATTTCCTAATCGTGAGCGTACACACAAATCAGTGATCACAAAATGTGCTTCATTTTTATGTGAGACTCAAACCCAGCGCGCCCCCAATGTTATGGTTAAATTTGCGTTAACAAGAAGATTCAAATTCAACTGGActtgaaagaaaaattaaagaaaaagctGACCACACAAGAAAACGCTTGATATTATCCTTCCTCAATATTATTGTACAATGGTGGAAGCATATATAATGGGGAAGGGAAAAAATGAATGATAATGAAGATAATAACAAAATAGCTAATGATATGAAAACATGGCATAGGCAGTGCTCACATCACATATACATTCATCTGGTATCAGCATATAGATTAACCAGAATTATAATCCTCTTATGTGTCATGCCAAATTTTGTCTGTctctttttaataaatattcaaATGCATGTTCTCACCTGTGTAAAACGAGAGATAGGCACAGAATTTCGGCATGAAATGTCATGTAAAATTTTCACACAAGAAGATCTTGATACAACTCTGTTACACAATGTCTGATTTTCGATCATTAGAAATAATGTCATCTTGTGCGGACTTATTGAAGAACTCAATGCAATCTGAAATGGCCTCATTGTAATGCGAGTAAGAGGAGTAGTAAGAGCTGCAAGAAGTCTTTGGCGGCTCAAACCTCTCAGAGTTTCTGTGCCTTGCTGAGTCCGATGATGAAGATGTGGAGCgacgagaagaagaagaaggtactGAGAAGACGAGGCGCATGAGGACCTTGCGGAAGCGGTGAAAGAGCTTCATGGCTGAGAAGTTGAAGTTGCTGTTATTATTAGAGGAGGGAATATTCTTGTGATGTTGAGGTTGGTAATATTGTTGTTCTTCAGCAACACCAATGGCTCTTACTTGTATGACAAAGCTATCTCCTCCTAGTCTTTGTGGGTTGTGCATTTTTGTTCCTTTGACGCCTCCGGGAAGTGTAATGCTATGATGGGTGTGGTTTGGTTTCTTAAGGGGTATATATGAAAAGGAAAATGACTTGTAGTAATACACATAGGCAAACATTTAATTAATACACACCAGagtgagaaaggaagaaaaaaacaaaactcatcaTGTGATATATGTGATAcaataaaaagataaaagagaaaaataaagtgtCTGTAATATTTGCGCGCTTGTTGGTATATATGTTTGAGAATCATCCCTAATCGAAAAAGAGGTGACCAATTCAAAGGTTCAAAGATTATATTCTGTTTTGCAAGGCCAAACGTGATTTTGGCCAAGAAATACCATGTGCCCAAATCATTGGCTTGACCTTCTCCCTGTCCCCCCTCGCTTAGTTTTTCTACTATTAAGGTTTCTTGATTATCGcccattaatattattttttaagaaagTTATTGGTTAGTAGAGTTATTCTCTTTCAtcattgttatatttttttttctttaactaATGTATTCTCACAGTCAATAGTTGTATTACTTTTCCTATGATCAAAACTCTATGTAGTAAAAATATGATTGATAAGTTTTTTTATTCACAAAATTACTGAAACCAAATTCACGACAATTGTTTGAAGCGGTAGAAGTTTGACCAATAATTGTGAAATTTTCCTCTGCTCCACATATAAAACCTTGAAGGATCTCGAACTATAATCATGTGTAGCCTGTGTGGAACCCATGTATGACATGTTCAACGTTAAAGCAAATGATTTTGCCCCAATTCTTCTTTTCAAGATATCTCGTTTTATATACACTTGCTTGTCCTGCAGGGATTTTCTGTTCCCTGTTTGTGTTAAAGTGATAAAATGGTTTACTAGAAGATATGATTATTTAGTAATTATAACTAGAAAGTTTGACAAAAAGCCAAGCTTATCACAATGAtggtttaatttcttttttgagGGGCAAGTTTTAACGTTAAGAATTGAAATAATCAGTGGAAATTAATATATAGCCGCATTTTGACACGCAGTGTGctaacagaaaagaaaaaaaaactggtCTTTTACCCGGGTCTCCTCACCCATTGTGAGGGCAAGACCAATCCCATTTAAAAATTATGCCAATTTTTATAAGAGATAATTTTACCCGCTTTTAAACTTACGCTATCATTGTCCCCGAATAAtaattcaagtggtaagagttaaggGACATATAAATTAAGGGTGGGAAGATCCAGGGATCAATCCTGGAGAGAGCAACTTATCTtctcgatgtaaaaaaaaaattgcactatATTATTAGGTGGACTTAATTTGCCCAAACAAAAAACTGTGTTTGGAGTATAATATATGTAAAATTATTCAACTAACAACTTAGTTTTTAAGATAGTTGTTTCATGAACTATTTTCGGAACCTCTTTCATCAAGTGACCTAGAACCTAGACCTAAAGTTTGTTCATAGTTATCCTCATTATTCTAATATAGAAAAAGATATATTTCATCACGAGTTAGCTAGTTATGTAGATTGTATTGGTTACTGGAGCAGTATAATTAAGCCATTCCAAAGTACCATAAATTATTTTGTCTTATGATAGTTAGTACTAAAATTTCAAGAATTAAGGGGAAAAACCATTGTTAAGGCAAGAGAGTGAAAGTTTGAAAGGCAATTTCAAAGGTTAGGCTATTGAATATAATCAATGAATAAATTGGAAAAGGGTTTGTAGAGAGATCTTTCGAGCTTGAATCAGAGAAGCATTGAACCTAAGCCTTCAAGCCTATTCGAGAACATACATTTATAACTTATAGACTATGGTTTGATGAACGGTTGTCTCAGCATAAAGACTGTCTCAACGCCAAAATCTAAGTTCTTCAAATCTAACCAAGGCAACAATGTTCAAGATTGTTCTAGGTCACATTTAGATTTGAGACATTCTTGGTCAATGACACATTGCTACAGTCAAGACACGTCTCCACATCCAGAGGCACTCACCCACGATAAAGAATACTTGCTCACGATTAGGATCATCATCAACCCAAGTTCTATAATGTTTATGGAACTCGAAGATGCAGGGTTGAGTTGGAGGCACTCTTAAAGGGTTCGAAGCAGGGTGCCCAATTCAAAGCTTCGTAGTCAGGTCATGTGAATGGCATAAATTAGACagtttaatttgttttatttcattttcatcTGTTGGATCAGTGTATCGCTTATATAGTTTTCCAAGAATCAAAAAAAGTGCATCGCTTATATTATGAATACTATAATTAGACTTCAAAGAATCCAAAGAAGACCTTCTTCAATTCTCCAAATCGCtagtttatatttatttcaggCTAAACAAATTGGTAAACTCAGAGGGTTGTAATGTAAAACGTGATGATGGGAATGTGAATGAAAAGTACTCCCTCCATTCCATAAAGTTTGTAGTTTTAAGTATGATTTTAATATCCCAaatagtttgttgttttaggatGTCAATGCATTTTTCCTCGTTTTTTCcacctataccctcatttaatacattgtCTCTCACTTATGacatttcatattaaccaaccacaactcttctctattattACTTTCTTctctactccctccgttccttattaactgtccactttaaagaaaaaaatttgttcatatatatctgtccacttagagttttaagagagtattaattgatgtttttccaagaaatgctcttacataaacaataaatgaagaaagataaaatacattctaaagggtgatataggaaaacaaataatacttttatgaaaattacataattaattgtttttcttaatttatgtGAACTTTCTCTTCTTGGACAGATAAATAAAAACGGAGAAaatatctaagtataatttaatagttgcacatcatactagtaaaattaaataagggcaatctagtcaaattatactatcaataattgattTCTTACTCTTTATGCCACAACCTTAAAAACCTTAAACTGTAAACTTTCTAGAACGGAAGGAGTATATCATTAGATCAAGTGATGGTTTGAGGCAATCATGATTGGTTTGTAAGCTTTAAGATGATGTCTTGTACTTGCTCCCTTTAAACTATTGGAGGATACGATGTATGAGGTCATTTTCTTCCCTTTAAAGTTTAAACGCATTTAAGGGTATCGCTTATTAATTCGATCCTTTTTGTAACTTTATAATGtttattaaaagttaaaatcttTTGACATTCCTATAGACTATAGTAGACAAGCaagtaacttttttattttgattatttataattaagtaaaaaataattgaacCATCGTTGACGGCAATGATGAATCTCACAGCGGGTGTTCGCACTACACGATAAATGACTACCcacaaaatattttttgagtGATAATTGAATTCTCAATCTTATAATTAAAGATGAGGTATGCAGCACAAAAACACGTTCATGGTTGATTAAGTGATTTTTAACAAATATATTGCTTCTTCTTTTATATTTAATGTAGTCTACATAACatgtttgattgatatttagagaatgtttttttaaaatatt is a window of Lotus japonicus ecotype B-129 chromosome 5, LjGifu_v1.2 DNA encoding:
- the LOC130718174 gene encoding SKP1-like protein 1B, whose protein sequence is MASTARKITLKSSDGAAFEVEEAVVALHSQTIKDMINAHSGIVALSDVTGNILAKVIQYCNKHSSGSENELRQWDADFVKVDRDTLFDLLNAANNLKIKSLLNLIVHTVAQMMKGMNPQEICELTMRMSGFRLS
- the LOC130720233 gene encoding uncharacterized protein LOC130720233 encodes the protein MFAYVYYYKSFSFSYIPLKKPNHTHHSITLPGGVKGTKMHNPQRLGGDSFVIQVRAIGVAEEQQYYQPQHHKNIPSSNNNSNFNFSAMKLFHRFRKVLMRLVFSVPSSSSRRSTSSSSDSARHRNSERFEPPKTSCSSYYSSYSHYNEAISDCIEFFNKSAQDDIISNDRKSDIV